In Deltaproteobacteria bacterium CG11_big_fil_rev_8_21_14_0_20_49_13, the sequence CATCCTTTACTATCGATAAAAAAAGCCAGCCTTCGTATTTTTTGACAAGGCCTTCCGATTCGAACTTTCTCACGCGCTCATCCAGAGCGTACAGAAGTTGTTGACCGGTGGTCGCACCTGAAAATGCGGTGCGATGAAACAGTGTTCCGCCAAAACGGCGAAAGTCCAGATTTCCTTCGGGGGTACGATTAAAACGGACCCCCATACGGTCGAACATGAAAACGATATGGGGGGCGGCATCGCACATCTGTTTCGGCAGTTCCTGATTTGCAAGAAAATCGCCGCCTTTAACCGTTTCATAAAAATGGACCTGCGGGGAATCGCCCTCGCCCTTTGTGTTCACGCTGGCATTGATACCGCCCTGCGCACAGACCGAATGCGAACGTCTGACCGGGACAATCGAGAAGAGTTCAACGGGATTCCCCTCTTCACAGATCTTTATTGCGGCCATAAGACCCGCCAGACCGCCGCCGACTATTGCAATCTTAGTATTAGCTTTTGCCATATTGTCGTTCCCGCAAAAAAAGAGAACCTCGTTTATACACCCTAGATCCCCGCTTTCGCGAGGATGACGCATTAACTAAAGGTTCTCAGGATCATCAACCCCCATGCGCTCATCCCGAGAAACAGGAACCAGCTAAGCACAGCCGCTATCTTTTGAGAGCGCTGCGAGACCGTTATTCCCCACGTCATGAAGGTGGTACAAATACCGTTTGTCAGATGAAACACAGCACAAAGTATTCCTATCGAATAGAACCATTTGGCCCATCCCGGCTGCAATATATTGTGCATGTCGTCAAAGGTCACATGTTTGCCGGCAAGAAGAGGCACAATGCGCGCGGCATAGACATGAAGGAAGATGAACACAAGCGCCATGAGACCGGTCGCCCGCTGAAAGAAATACATCCAGTTGCGGTAGTAGCTGTATGCCACAAAATTATTAGAACCGGTATAGACAATGACGAGCCCCAGAACCGCGTGGAAGAGTATCGGGAGTCCAATAAGCCCTATCTCCAGAAAAGGAGTCGCCCACAGACCCTGAAAGGTCTCGACCAAGGTGTTAAAACGTTCCGGGCTTTGAAATGCGAACGAATTCGAAAAGAAGTGTTCCAGAAGAAAGACGCCTATCGGAAAGATACCCAAGAGAGAATGAATGCGCCTTAAGCAAAAATAGTTATGGTGCCCCTCTTGCATGGGGTGAAAATCTAGAACTCAAAGTTCCAAAAGTCAAGCAATAAACGATTTAATTAGTTGAGGGGGGCGGGGAGTTTTTGTCGAGTAGACATTTCAAATACCTCCTTTAGGTTTAGTTTGTATTCCCTGTTTCTCTCCTCTTTCGATATGGAGAGTGTCACAATATTTAACCATTGAAAGCATCTTAACGCCCCTCACAGAACCGTGCTTGTAGTTTTCCCACACACGGCTCTTCAACAATACTCACCACAGGTGTATAGTTTGCAATATATCCTCGGCAACGGAAGCGGATACCTTTTCAGGTACTCCCAGAACTTTTCATAATTGAAGCTCGCCTTCTGGCTTCTTCGGTTGACCCACTTATACGTTAGATACTTGGTCTCCTGATAGTATCTCTCGATACTCTTATAATTCCCGCTTATCCCATAGTATCTGTAGTGCCCAATCAATTTCACCTTCAAAATCCCCCACCATTCCTTGAGCTCTACTAAGTTTCTGACCGATTTTAACCACGTGTTCATAGCTTCCATCTTCTGCCGAAACTTCTTCCGGCTGGTTCTCACTCCAACTCTGAATCCTCCTCGCCTCGTCCTGCCACAGTAATGGGTGAATCCAAGAAAATCAAATGTGCCGGGCTTCTCCGCCCGTCTCCCAAATTCCACTATTCTTGTCTTCTCTTCCGAAATTTCCAAACCGAACTTTGATAACCGCTCCTTCAGCTTTGCAATGATTCCCTCTGCGTCTTCTT encodes:
- a CDS encoding group II intron reverse transcriptase/maturase, encoding MEAVFEGDFLDVSHGFRPNRSCHTALKAADEVLTSKPIGYVVEADIKGYFDNIDHKWLIECLRQRIKDPSFLRLVVRCLKSGIMEEGRYQETDKGTPQGGVLSPILSNIYLHFILDLWFERKVKKELKGNAWEIRYADDFVIFAQNKEDAEGIIAKLKERLSKFGLEISEEKTRIVEFGRRAEKPGTFDFLGFTHYCGRTRRGGFRVGVRTSRKKFRQKMEAMNTWLKSVRNLVELKEWWGILKVKLIGHYRYYGISGNYKSIERYYQETKYLTYKWVNRRSQKASFNYEKFWEYLKRYPLPLPRIYCKLYTCGEYC
- a CDS encoding succinate dehydrogenase; this encodes MQEGHHNYFCLRRIHSLLGIFPIGVFLLEHFFSNSFAFQSPERFNTLVETFQGLWATPFLEIGLIGLPILFHAVLGLVIVYTGSNNFVAYSYYRNWMYFFQRATGLMALVFIFLHVYAARIVPLLAGKHVTFDDMHNILQPGWAKWFYSIGILCAVFHLTNGICTTFMTWGITVSQRSQKIAAVLSWFLFLGMSAWGLMILRTFS